From Hydra vulgaris chromosome 15, alternate assembly HydraT2T_AEP, one genomic window encodes:
- the LOC136091804 gene encoding uncharacterized protein LOC136091804 has translation MADDRINCIAVDSSKESERAFDWYIKHFHKNNDTALLVHVQETPKQSIESLVEGKGQRYTSIYKSFKKSEKVLDKYKSRCVLENIKFTPYLAQKQGSVGQTICNVAEAQNASVIVTGKRNLDKISKTLLGTKSDFIAQNSQIPILIVPFNKEKLKICSPKVTKK, from the coding sequence ATGGCGGATGATAGAATAAATTGCATTGCTGTTGACAGTAGTAAAGAGAGCGAGCGTGCCTTTGATTGGTATATcaaacattttcataaaaataacgaCACTGCTCTGTTGGTTCATGTACAAGAAACACCAAAACAGTCCATAGAATCATTGGTTGAGGGAAAGGGGCAACGTTACACTTCCATTtataaaagcttcaaaaaaagtgaaaaagtttTAGACAAATATAAGTCAAGGTGTGTTTTGGAAAACATAAAGTTTACGCCATATCTTGCTCAAAAACAAGGTAGTGTTGGGCAAACAATATGCAACGTTGCAGAAGCTCAAAATGCAAGTGTTATCGTAACAGGGAAAAGAAATCTAGATAAAATAAGCAAAACACTACTTGGAACAAAGAGTGACTTTATTGCACAGAACTCTCAAATTCCAATTTTAATAGTGccatttaataaagaaaaattaaaaatatgcagtccaaaagtcacaaaaaaataa